A stretch of the Asticcacaulis sp. ZE23SCel15 genome encodes the following:
- a CDS encoding PH domain-containing protein yields MSIAFSLGDDMARYVDTALSVGEPILYDAKVHWAVFLEPFTKWIGTAVVLAIFWTFIGGRITGDLSETLADERATQALGWLSALSFTHIVILIAVLIGVQSLIKALIYYYNSDFVLTDRRVISKFGLLSRTTSEQRLSKVELIHVYQSFLGRLLNYGTVTVTGTGSSTTTFGPMADPIGCKRAIETQLDLIKPDAG; encoded by the coding sequence GTGAGCATAGCCTTTTCTTTGGGGGATGATATGGCGCGGTATGTCGATACGGCTTTGAGTGTGGGGGAGCCAATCCTTTATGACGCCAAGGTGCATTGGGCAGTATTTCTGGAGCCCTTCACCAAATGGATTGGCACGGCGGTGGTGCTGGCCATTTTCTGGACATTCATTGGGGGGCGCATCACGGGTGATTTAAGCGAGACCTTGGCCGATGAGCGGGCGACGCAGGCGCTGGGGTGGTTAAGCGCGCTATCCTTCACCCATATCGTCATATTGATCGCCGTCCTGATCGGGGTGCAGAGCCTGATCAAGGCGCTGATCTATTACTACAATTCCGACTTTGTGCTGACCGACCGCAGGGTGATCTCGAAATTCGGCCTGCTCAGCCGCACAACCAGCGAACAGCGACTGTCCAAGGTCGAGTTGATCCATGTTTATCAAAGCTTTCTGGGGCGCTTGCTGAACTATGGCACGGTGACGGTCACCGGCACGGGATCATCCACGACGACATTTGGGCCGATGGCCGATCCGATTGGCTGCAAACGTGCCATTGAGACCCAGCTTGATCTGATTAAACCTGACGCCGGTTAA
- the fumC gene encoding class II fumarate hydratase, with translation MTKTTRTESDTFGPIEVDNSKYWGAQAQRSLGNFKIGWEKQPLPVVRALGIVKRAAAETNMALGKLDPAVGNAVIAAANEVIEGKLDEHFPLVVWQTGSGTQSNMNANEVISNRAIEMLGGEMGTKKPVHPNDHVNMSQSSNDTYPTAMHVACAEEIVHRLLPALQTLRNALNDKAEAWKDIIKIGRTHTQDATPLTLGQEFGGYTQQLTNGIERISQTLPKLMQLAQGGTAVGTGLNAPIGFAEGVADRIAAITGLGFTTAPNKFEALAAHDAMVFSHGAINTVAASLFKIANDIRFLGSGPRAGLGELALPENEPGSSIMPGKVNPTQCEAMTQVCVQIFGNNAALTFAGSQGHFELNVYNPVMAYNFLQSVRLLADAAVSFTDNCVVGIEPRIDNIKKGVENSLMLVTALNGKLGYDTCAKIAKTAHKNGTTLRDEAVGGGYLTNEEFDQFVRPENMVSPG, from the coding sequence ATGACCAAAACCACCCGTACCGAATCCGATACCTTTGGCCCGATCGAGGTTGATAATTCGAAATACTGGGGCGCGCAGGCTCAGCGCTCGCTTGGCAATTTCAAGATCGGCTGGGAAAAGCAACCCCTGCCGGTGGTGCGGGCGTTAGGGATCGTTAAGCGCGCAGCCGCCGAAACCAATATGGCGCTGGGCAAGCTTGATCCGGCGGTTGGTAATGCTGTGATTGCTGCCGCCAATGAAGTGATCGAAGGCAAACTCGATGAGCACTTCCCGCTGGTGGTTTGGCAGACGGGGTCGGGCACCCAGTCGAACATGAACGCCAACGAAGTCATCTCCAACCGCGCCATTGAGATGCTGGGCGGGGAAATGGGCACCAAGAAACCCGTCCACCCCAATGACCACGTCAATATGTCGCAGTCGTCGAACGACACCTATCCGACCGCCATGCACGTGGCCTGCGCCGAAGAGATCGTTCACCGCCTGCTGCCGGCGCTTCAGACCCTGCGCAATGCCCTGAACGACAAGGCCGAGGCCTGGAAAGATATCATCAAGATCGGCCGCACCCATACTCAGGATGCGACCCCTTTGACCCTGGGGCAGGAGTTCGGCGGCTACACCCAGCAACTGACCAACGGCATTGAGCGCATTTCGCAAACCCTGCCCAAGCTGATGCAGCTGGCGCAAGGGGGGACCGCGGTGGGCACTGGCCTGAATGCGCCGATCGGGTTTGCCGAGGGCGTGGCTGACCGGATTGCCGCCATCACCGGGCTGGGTTTCACGACCGCGCCGAACAAGTTTGAGGCGCTGGCGGCGCATGACGCCATGGTGTTCAGCCACGGCGCCATCAATACGGTTGCCGCATCGCTGTTTAAAATTGCCAATGATATCCGTTTCTTAGGCTCCGGCCCACGCGCAGGTCTGGGCGAACTGGCCCTGCCGGAAAATGAGCCGGGCTCGTCGATCATGCCGGGCAAGGTCAACCCGACCCAGTGCGAAGCGATGACCCAAGTGTGCGTGCAGATTTTCGGCAACAATGCGGCGCTTACCTTTGCAGGCAGCCAAGGCCATTTTGAACTGAACGTCTATAATCCGGTCATGGCCTATAACTTCCTGCAATCGGTGAGACTGCTCGCCGATGCGGCGGTGAGCTTCACGGATAACTGCGTGGTCGGCATTGAGCCGCGCATCGATAACATCAAAAAGGGCGTTGAAAACTCGCTGATGCTGGTCACGGCGCTTAACGGTAAGCTGGGCTACGATACCTGCGCCAAAATCGCCAAGACCGCCCACAAAAACGGCACGACCCTGCGCGACGAAGCCGTCGGTGGCGGCTACCTGACCAACGAAGAGTTTGATCAGTTCGTCCGCCCGGAAAACATGGTCTCGCCGGGTTAA
- a CDS encoding glycoside hydrolase family 127 protein, with product MFTATAFAGAGVVSHAKAAPAAKSAWTPFPLSDVRLKPSIFLTSIEANQKYLLALEPDRLLHNFRAGAGLEPKGEIYGGWEARGIAGHSLGHYHSACSLMFAQTGDERFKERALYITRELTEIQAKQGDGYAGGTTVDRGGKTVDGKVVYEELRTGDIRTSGFDLNGGWVPVYTYHKVFAGALDAHKYCNDDASLKVAIGLGDYFGKIIEGLSDDQVQQILRAEHGGINESYAELYARTGDKRWLTLSQRLCHKAVLDPLAQGRDELNGKHANTQIPKVIGAARIYELTQGADHAKTALFFWETVTKDHSYVIGGNSDHEHFGMPRQLSTRLDQQTCEACNTYNMLRLTRHLYSWSGDARYFDFYERAHLNHIMSQQDPETGMFSYFSPLVSGFGRVHSTPDNDFWCCVGSGMESHSKHGESIYWRSGNWVAINLYYASSLDWAEKGFRLDMDTAFPLKDSVSIRVTEAQKQGAPELALRVPVWAKSPSLTVNGKAVTTAPKDGYLTLTGLKTGDTIALTLPMTTYHEAMPDDANLVAYLSGPLVLAADLGPMSAAWEGYDPAIVADAADGVLMPISGDHAYTLADKGRPDDLTLRPYFAQHNNRTAVYFRRFSPAEWQTVEVGYKADAKARAALAAATVDHIRLGEQQPEKDHNFDGTPNTSVISHLALRGRMMNRGYFQFEMAVRPGPLALQVTYAGRDRNKDFKILIDGQPFVRERLEGEPTTTMNTKTYPLPANFTSGKSKITVRFEAARDQWTSVYDVRLFRPDPAKI from the coding sequence ATGTTTACCGCGACCGCTTTTGCAGGGGCTGGCGTAGTTTCGCACGCAAAGGCCGCCCCGGCGGCCAAAAGCGCCTGGACGCCTTTTCCGCTGAGTGATGTGCGGTTGAAACCGTCAATCTTCCTGACCTCGATTGAGGCCAACCAGAAATACCTGCTGGCGCTGGAACCCGACCGCCTTTTGCACAATTTCCGCGCCGGTGCCGGTCTTGAGCCCAAGGGCGAAATCTATGGTGGCTGGGAAGCGCGCGGCATTGCGGGCCACAGTCTGGGGCACTATCACTCGGCCTGTTCGCTGATGTTTGCCCAAACCGGCGATGAACGGTTCAAAGAGCGCGCCCTTTATATCACCCGCGAACTTACCGAAATTCAGGCTAAGCAAGGCGATGGCTATGCCGGTGGCACGACAGTAGATCGCGGCGGCAAAACCGTCGATGGCAAGGTGGTGTACGAAGAACTTCGCACAGGCGATATCCGCACGTCGGGATTTGATCTCAACGGCGGCTGGGTGCCGGTCTATACCTACCATAAGGTCTTTGCTGGTGCCTTGGATGCTCATAAATACTGTAACGATGACGCGTCCTTAAAGGTCGCGATCGGTCTGGGCGATTATTTCGGCAAGATCATTGAGGGCCTAAGCGACGATCAGGTGCAGCAGATCCTGCGCGCTGAACATGGCGGCATCAACGAATCCTATGCTGAGCTTTATGCCCGCACCGGTGACAAACGCTGGCTGACCCTGTCGCAGCGCCTGTGCCATAAGGCCGTGCTCGATCCGCTGGCGCAGGGGCGCGACGAACTGAACGGCAAGCACGCCAACACCCAGATCCCCAAGGTCATCGGGGCTGCCCGTATCTATGAGCTGACGCAAGGCGCAGACCACGCCAAAACCGCGCTGTTTTTCTGGGAAACCGTGACCAAGGACCATTCCTATGTCATCGGCGGCAATTCCGATCATGAGCATTTTGGTATGCCGCGCCAGTTGTCGACGCGGCTGGATCAGCAGACCTGCGAGGCCTGCAATACCTATAATATGCTGCGCCTGACGCGGCATCTTTATAGCTGGTCAGGCGATGCGCGCTATTTCGATTTTTATGAGCGCGCTCACCTCAACCACATCATGTCGCAGCAAGACCCGGAAACGGGCATGTTCAGCTATTTCTCGCCGCTGGTGTCCGGGTTTGGTCGGGTCCATTCCACGCCGGATAACGATTTCTGGTGCTGTGTCGGTTCGGGCATGGAAAGCCACTCCAAACACGGCGAAAGCATCTACTGGAGATCAGGCAACTGGGTTGCCATAAACCTCTATTACGCCTCAAGCCTCGACTGGGCCGAAAAAGGGTTCCGGCTTGATATGGACACGGCCTTTCCGCTGAAAGACAGCGTGTCGATCCGCGTCACTGAGGCTCAGAAACAAGGCGCACCCGAACTGGCTCTGCGTGTGCCAGTGTGGGCGAAATCACCGTCCCTGACCGTCAATGGCAAGGCGGTCACGACCGCGCCCAAGGATGGTTACCTCACCCTGACCGGCCTGAAAACCGGCGACACCATTGCGCTGACCTTGCCCATGACGACCTATCATGAGGCCATGCCGGACGATGCTAATCTGGTGGCGTACCTAAGCGGCCCGCTGGTGCTGGCCGCCGATCTGGGGCCGATGAGTGCGGCATGGGAAGGCTATGATCCGGCGATAGTGGCCGATGCGGCGGATGGGGTGTTGATGCCCATATCGGGTGATCACGCTTATACATTAGCGGATAAGGGGCGTCCCGATGACCTGACCTTGCGCCCCTATTTTGCGCAGCACAATAACCGCACCGCCGTCTATTTCCGCCGCTTTTCACCTGCCGAATGGCAGACGGTCGAGGTCGGCTATAAGGCCGATGCCAAGGCCCGTGCTGCATTGGCGGCCGCGACCGTTGACCACATCCGTCTGGGTGAACAGCAACCGGAAAAAGATCACAATTTCGACGGCACCCCCAACACAAGTGTCATCAGCCACCTGGCCCTGCGTGGGCGGATGATGAACCGCGGCTACTTCCAGTTTGAGATGGCGGTGCGCCCCGGCCCATTGGCGCTTCAGGTCACCTATGCCGGGCGCGATCGCAACAAAGACTTTAAGATCCTGATCGACGGCCAGCCGTTTGTGCGTGAGCGGCTGGAAGGCGAGCCGACCACCACCATGAACACCAAGACCTATCCCCTGCCCGCAAACTTTACGTCCGGAAAATCAAAAATCACCGTGCGGTTTGAAGCCGCGCGCGATCAATGGACTTCGGTCTATGATGTGCGCCTGTTCCGCCCCGACCCTGCCAAAATTTGA
- a CDS encoding alpha-N-arabinofuranosidase, with amino-acid sequence MLKTLTLAALTATVAFAPLAANAQNTTTIEASLKADKPGPEISRYVYGQFSEHLGLGVYDGIWVGENSSIPNTRGIRNDVVAALKAIKMPVVRWPGGCFADEYIWRDGIGERAKRPVRKNNWWGGTPEDNQFGTHEFMDFVEQVGSEAYFSVNVGSSNPTEMREWIEYLTSPGEDTLAKERRANGRDKPFKVPFIGIGNESWGCGGNMTPEYYANELRRFESFYHKGADNSGVRVASGANSFDVNWTDVVMKNAARHMDAISLHYYTIPTGNWTTKGVATAFPTAEWNATFYQTMRMDDLLKQHIAVMDKHDPKKRIALYVDEWGTWYDVEKGTNPGHLYQQNTLRDGVLAAANFNIFHNHTDRVKMTNIAQTINVLQAMILTDKEKMALTPTYYAFKMYVPFQDSIPLPVEVTAPTLSAGKDKDGKDQTFPAFNVTAAKAKDGKTYVGVANMDADKGYKINIDLGTLKAKKVSGDVLTAAKLDAHNVPGQKEAIFPVAYKGGKIASGKLTLDVPAKSVVVVAVE; translated from the coding sequence ATGTTGAAAACCCTTACCCTGGCGGCCCTTACCGCCACCGTGGCCTTTGCGCCGCTGGCGGCCAATGCCCAGAATACAACTACCATCGAGGCGTCGCTAAAAGCTGACAAACCCGGCCCGGAAATTTCGCGCTATGTCTATGGCCAGTTTTCGGAGCATCTCGGCCTTGGTGTCTATGACGGCATCTGGGTCGGTGAGAACTCCTCCATCCCCAATACCCGCGGCATCCGCAACGATGTCGTCGCGGCCCTGAAAGCCATCAAGATGCCGGTCGTGCGCTGGCCCGGCGGTTGTTTTGCCGACGAATATATCTGGCGCGACGGCATTGGTGAACGCGCCAAACGCCCTGTGCGCAAGAATAATTGGTGGGGCGGCACCCCTGAAGATAACCAGTTCGGCACCCACGAATTCATGGATTTCGTCGAGCAGGTCGGCTCAGAAGCTTATTTTTCCGTCAATGTCGGCTCCTCCAACCCGACCGAAATGCGCGAATGGATCGAATATCTGACCTCACCGGGCGAAGACACTCTGGCCAAGGAACGCCGCGCCAATGGCCGCGATAAGCCGTTCAAAGTGCCCTTCATCGGCATCGGCAACGAAAGCTGGGGCTGCGGCGGCAACATGACGCCGGAATATTATGCCAACGAACTGCGCCGCTTTGAGTCGTTTTATCACAAGGGCGCGGATAATTCCGGCGTGCGCGTAGCGTCAGGGGCCAATTCGTTCGATGTCAACTGGACGGATGTGGTCATGAAAAATGCCGCCCGCCACATGGACGCGATCAGCCTGCATTACTACACAATCCCTACCGGCAACTGGACGACCAAGGGCGTGGCCACCGCCTTCCCAACGGCGGAATGGAACGCGACCTTCTATCAGACCATGCGCATGGATGATCTGCTAAAGCAGCACATCGCCGTCATGGACAAACACGATCCGAAAAAGCGCATCGCCCTTTATGTTGATGAATGGGGCACCTGGTACGACGTCGAAAAAGGCACCAATCCCGGTCACCTCTATCAGCAAAACACCCTGCGCGACGGCGTTCTGGCGGCGGCGAACTTCAACATCTTCCACAACCACACTGACCGCGTGAAGATGACCAATATCGCTCAGACCATTAACGTCCTTCAGGCCATGATCCTGACCGACAAGGAAAAGATGGCCCTGACGCCGACCTATTATGCGTTCAAGATGTACGTGCCGTTCCAGGACTCTATCCCGCTGCCGGTTGAGGTCACTGCCCCAACGCTCAGCGCCGGTAAGGACAAGGACGGCAAGGATCAGACCTTCCCAGCCTTTAACGTCACCGCCGCCAAAGCCAAGGACGGCAAGACCTACGTCGGCGTCGCCAATATGGACGCCGATAAGGGCTATAAGATCAATATCGATCTGGGCACGCTCAAGGCCAAAAAGGTCTCCGGCGACGTGCTGACGGCGGCAAAGCTCGACGCCCATAACGTACCCGGTCAGAAGGAAGCGATCTTCCCGGTCGCCTATAAAGGCGGCAAGATCGCCAGCGGCAAACTGACGCTCGATGTCCCGGCCAAGTCAGTCGTGGTCGTCGCGGTCGAGTAG
- a CDS encoding superoxide dismutase family protein codes for MRTFMLTVAALALTAAPLAALAETYSGEFKGTGISGTVTVIDAPKGVVLKIEVAGLTPGWHGIHFHEKGDCGDEKFTNAGAHVHEHGLPKVTHGLLNAEANDSGDLPNIFANTDGKATAEIYSTLVSVKGATGRPALLDADGAAVVIHANADDHTTQPIGGAGARVACAVIK; via the coding sequence ATGCGCACATTTATGCTGACCGTCGCCGCACTGGCCCTGACCGCCGCCCCGCTGGCCGCTTTGGCCGAAACCTATTCCGGCGAGTTCAAAGGCACCGGTATTTCCGGCACCGTGACAGTCATCGACGCGCCCAAGGGTGTGGTTCTGAAAATCGAAGTCGCGGGCCTGACCCCCGGCTGGCACGGCATCCACTTCCATGAAAAAGGCGACTGCGGCGATGAAAAATTCACCAATGCCGGGGCTCACGTCCATGAGCACGGCCTGCCCAAAGTCACCCACGGCCTGCTGAACGCTGAGGCTAATGATTCCGGCGACCTGCCCAATATTTTTGCAAATACAGACGGTAAGGCCACGGCTGAAATCTATTCGACCCTGGTGTCCGTCAAGGGGGCGACTGGCCGTCCGGCGCTGCTCGATGCTGATGGCGCCGCCGTAGTCATCCACGCCAATGCCGACGACCACACCACCCAGCCGATCGGCGGGGCCGGTGCCCGTGTGGCCTGCGCGGTGATCAAATAA
- a CDS encoding lipid-binding SYLF domain-containing protein, whose translation MSKSAVMPAPKKALMSLAMALALTTATVAPALIAAPAEAATKGELTVEANQALNSLYASNPTAKLIGSKAKAILIFPNIVKAGLVFGGAYGEGVLMHSGKANSYYNSFSGSWGLQAGAQSYGYAVFLMNDNAVKYIHDTQGWEIGVGPTVVIVDEGVAKNLSTSTLKDDAYAFTFNQQGLMAGVTIDGTKISKIKE comes from the coding sequence ATGTCCAAGTCCGCTGTAATGCCCGCTCCGAAAAAGGCCCTGATGAGCCTCGCCATGGCTCTGGCCCTGACCACCGCGACGGTCGCCCCTGCGCTGATCGCAGCACCTGCCGAAGCGGCCACCAAAGGCGAACTGACGGTTGAAGCCAATCAGGCCCTCAACAGCCTCTATGCGTCAAACCCGACCGCCAAGCTGATTGGCTCCAAGGCCAAGGCCATCCTGATTTTCCCGAATATCGTCAAGGCCGGTCTGGTCTTCGGCGGTGCTTACGGTGAAGGCGTACTAATGCACTCAGGCAAGGCCAATTCTTATTACAACTCGTTCTCCGGTTCTTGGGGCCTTCAGGCAGGGGCGCAGTCGTACGGTTATGCCGTATTCCTGATGAACGACAATGCCGTCAAATACATCCATGATACCCAAGGCTGGGAAATCGGCGTTGGTCCAACGGTTGTGATTGTCGATGAAGGTGTGGCGAAAAACCTGTCGACCTCGACGCTTAAGGATGATGCCTATGCCTTCACCTTCAATCAGCAAGGTCTGATGGCCGGTGTCACTATCGACGGCACCAAAATTTCCAAGATCAAAGAATAG